Sequence from the Drosophila subpulchrella strain 33 F10 #4 breed RU33 chromosome 3R, RU_Dsub_v1.1 Primary Assembly, whole genome shotgun sequence genome:
ggaagaagtccgcgggttgcgcgaggaagtcaaggcaggcaacgccctggttttggccattttgcaaaaaatggttccaataaccagggaggacttcccaatccaaacgttggattgaaaagaaaatgagttccacgacagtagatcgactccaacgtttggaggaagaagtccgcgggttgcgcgaggaagtcaaggcaggcaacgccctggttttggccattttgcaaaaaatggttccaataaccagggaggacttcccaatccaaacgttggattgaaaagaaaatgagttccacgacagtagatcgactccaacgtttggaggaagaagtccgcgggttgcgcgaggaagtcaaggcaggcaacgccctggttttggccattttgcaaaaaatggttccaataaccagggaggacttcccaatcaaaacgttggattgaaaagaaaatgagttccacgacagtagatcgactccaacgtttggaggaagaagtccgcgggttgcgcgaggaagtcaaggcaggcaacgccctggttttggccattttgcaaaaaatggttccaataaccagggaggacttcccaatccaaacgttggattgaaaagaaaatgagttccacgacagtagatcgactccaacgtttggaggaagaagtccgcgggttgcgcgaggaagtcaaggcaggcaacgccctggttttggccattttgcaaaaaatggttccaataaccagggaggacttcccaatccaaacgttggattgaaaagaaaatgagttccacgacagtagatcgactccaacgtttggaggaagaagcccgcgggttgcgcgaggaagtcaaggcaggcaacgccctggttttggccattttgcaaaaaatggttccaataaccagggaggacttcccaatccaaacgttggattgaaaagaaaatgagttccacgacagtagatcgactccaacgtttggaggaagaagtccgcgggttgcgcgaggaagtcaaggcaggcaacgccctggttttggccattttgcaaaaaatggttccaataaccagggaggacttcccaatccaaacgttggattgaaaagaaaatgagttccacgacagtagatcgactccaacgtttggaggaagaagtccgcgggttgcgcgaggaagtcaaggcaggcaacgccctggttttggccattttgcaaaaaatggttccaataaccagggaggacttcccaatccaaacgttggagCGATTAAAAGAGATCGACGAAAGACTGTACGATAAAGTGGACACATATGTTAGTTTCCAATATCAAAGACAGACTGTAATATAATAACAAACTGTAAAATtcggaaatattaaaaaatgatattccatatatatatatttcgaaataggtttttttcctgttttctaataatttttatattttttttcagacACCGCTCTTTAAAtcgataataaataataacattGTTTCAAATTTaccaaatcaaaaattttaattgtgctTTGCAGAATCCCTTAAAAGAGATGGGTACGGAGCGGCAGAATACGGCCCTTGTgcaaatattataaattatatattattttataaatactatttaccaaatcaaaaattttaattgtgctTTGCAGAATCCCTTAAAAGAGATGGGTACGGAGCGGCAGAATACGCGAAAGACATCCGGTTGGCCCTTGTGCGGCAAAAAAACAGAGTGTATAAAAGAAACAGAGCACGCGCAAGGGCCAACCGGGAACCAGCTTCACCagaaaattaaatgttaaatattaaatgttataaaataaatgttaaatgttaaatgttaagtgttaaatattaaatgttataaaataaatgttatataaatattaattattatgaaaTTAAATGAGTTATTATTTTATGCTAGTAAGAGAAGTAAGTAATGGAAACTGAAACGAAATAAACGTTATAATGGCCCTAAATTACGGGggcacaaaacaaaaaaggggATTGTCtcgtttaaaaattttaatttgatacTATTGTACAAGGTACGCCGAAGTAATCTGCCCTTCACATTAAAGACAATTATCTAACATATTTCTTCccttttttaagaaaatgagttccacgacagtagatcgactccaacgtttggaggaagaagtccgcgggttgcgcgaggaagtcaaggcaggcaacgccctggttttggccattttgcaaaaaatggttccaataaccagggaggacttcccaatccaaacgttggagCGATTGAAAGAGATGGACGAAAAACTGTACGAGAAAGTGGACACATATGTAAGTTTCCAATATCAAAGACAGACTGTAATATAATAACAAACTGTAAAATtcggaaatattaaaaaatgatattccatatatatatatttcgaaataggtttttttcctgttttctaataatttttatattttttttcagacACCGCTCTTTAAatctataataaataacaacaTTGTtactaa
This genomic interval carries:
- the LOC119549776 gene encoding uncharacterized protein LOC119549776 isoform X1; the protein is MSSTTVDRLQRLEEEVRGLREEVKAGNALVLAILQKMVPITREDFPIQTLERLKEMDEKLYEKVDTYTPLFKSIINNNIVTNLNKIISPDVIMEINYGGTLNIPTNRWIRH
- the LOC119549776 gene encoding uncharacterized protein LOC119549776 isoform X2 codes for the protein MSSTTVDRLQRLEEEVRGLREEVKAGNALVLAILQKMVPITREDFPIQTLERLKEMDEKLYEKVDTYTPLFKSIINNNIVSNLPNQKF